In the Candidatus Cloacimonadota bacterium genome, TCGTTGCTTCGGAACTGGTGCGGATCTTGCTTGATCGATTGCAATCCTTTTTTATCGATATGAATTATCTCAGCGGGAGAAACTTCCTTTACAAAGTTCATACCGATAATATCCAGGCAACAGGATTCTGAAGCGAGAACAAATGTTTTGTCATCTAACTCCCCAAGAATAAGGGGTCTATTCCCAAAGGGATCGCGAAAAGCGTAGAGTTCATCTTTAACCATCAAAATTGTTGAATAGGAACCCTCGAAATTTTCCATCACCCTTGTGATAGAATCAACAACTGATAATCCTTCCCGCTCATGATAATACGCAATATATTTGAGAATAAGTTCACCATCATTATCAGATTCGAAATAAACATCCTTTGATTCAAGTTGAGAACGGAGAGTTTTGTAATTGACTATGTCGCCGTTGCTTGCGAGTGCGAATTTTGGACCTGAAAGATTCCGCAAGATGTGAGGTTGAGCATTGCCGATATTTGATGATCCCTTTGTAGGGTATCGGACATGTCCCAATGCTATATGTGAATTCATTGACTTCAGTGTTACATCGTTGAATACTTCTTTTACAAGTCCCATCTTCTTCATGAGTTGTATCTTAAAGCCGTTATGGTAAGCAATTCCACAACTTTCCTGTCCGCGGTGTTGCTCAGCGAATAGCCCGAGAACAGCAAGTTGGGATGCGTTACTGCTTTTCGTATCCTTTTTATAAACGCCTATGATTCCGCACATGTGCTATTCTATTTTCTTTCTAAAAGATATTTTTGATTCTTTGCCGTTTCGAAGACGGGAAATGTTTTCTTTATGACGATATATGATCAATATAGCTGTACATATTGTTAAAATGAGTAAAGGAATTTCATTGAAATCCGGTATGTTCCGGACA is a window encoding:
- the purF gene encoding amidophosphoribosyltransferase, with the translated sequence MCGIIGVYKKDTKSSNASQLAVLGLFAEQHRGQESCGIAYHNGFKIQLMKKMGLVKEVFNDVTLKSMNSHIALGHVRYPTKGSSNIGNAQPHILRNLSGPKFALASNGDIVNYKTLRSQLESKDVYFESDNDGELILKYIAYYHEREGLSVVDSITRVMENFEGSYSTILMVKDELYAFRDPFGNRPLILGELDDKTFVLASESCCLDIIGMNFVKEVSPAEIIHIDKKGLQSIKQDPHQFRSNEHEAHCVFELIYFSRPDSIVYDHTVYSFREHIGEKLAEKEDIITDVVMPVPDSSNFIALGYAKKLGMDFNFGLIRNHYVGRTFIAPEQTIRDENVSQKFNPLPGFLKGKKVTLIDDSIVRGTTLKKIVSMVRKHGAKEVHVRIGSPMVKYPCYYGIDTPTYEELIANQKSVDDIAKYLHADSLRYLTVAELQGLVKDRKNFCFACFDGDYPISLKNK